The SAR324 cluster bacterium genome contains the following window.
CCAACCGTTTTTACAGGTTCCATGGTAGCCAGAGATTCCTCACCACCCATTAGAACGGGCCATCGTCCAACAGCTTCTCCAAATTCACCATGGCAGTAAGCGCACTTGGTTTGATAGAGTTTCTCTCCTTGGAGGACGGTTCCTTTAGCATCAGGTAAGTTACTGCCATCTGGTCCGACGCTGATATCCCAACCAGCAATTTCCTTGTCTGTGGCAATGCGCCCAAGCTTGTATTGCAGAGGCTCTGCAAGCAGAGGAGAGACCAGTAACAAGCTGCCTAGAAATCCTCCAATAAACTTAGCCGAGTTGAACATTCTTAATCCCCCCATTTGTGTCGATTTCCCAAGTGTAAATACTGTTCTTATGATAGATCGAGTTTACTCCACGAACCTTACGTAGCTGCGCAAGCGTCGGCTGGACGTATCCAGTTTCATCTATCGCTCGGCTTTGCAACTGAGTTTTCTCCCCGTTCCACTGCCAGGGGATTCGGAAGCGTGTCAGGCACTTGCTCATCACGGGTTCTTGTAGCTTGGCAGTTTTCCAGTTGCGACCCCCATCCACAGAGACATCTACCTTCTTGATCTTGCCACGGCCTGACCAAGCCAAACCAGTGATTTCATGGAAGCCCTTATGGCTCATCTGTTGGCCTGCTGAGGGATAAGTGATGCAGGAGTTGGTTTCTTGTACAAAAGTAAATTGGCGGGCAGTACCGTCCTCCATCAGATCTGTATATTTCGAAGTCTCCTCACGTGTCATCCATGGAGCTGTCCCAACCTTGAGACGTCGAATCCACTTGATGTTCATGTTGCCCTCAAAACCTGGTACCAAGAGACGAATGGGATAGCCCTGCTCAGGACGAAGTCGCTCACCGTTTTGAGCCCAACAGATCATCGTGTCATCCATCATTTTTTCCATCGGAATGGAACGATCCATTGCTCCACCATCAGCACCCTCTGCAAGCACCCAAGTACCTTTTGGATCCACACCAACCTCATCCATTAGAGTGGAGACCTTGACTCCGGTCC
Protein-coding sequences here:
- a CDS encoding cytochrome c; this encodes MFNSAKFIGGFLGSLLLVSPLLAEPLQYKLGRIATDKEIAGWDISVGPDGSNLPDAKGTVLQGEKLYQTKCAYCHGEFGEAVGRWPVLMGGEESLATMEPVKTVG
- the soxC gene encoding sulfite dehydrogenase codes for the protein MAKPKTDEISIETNEQLDRRSFLQKSLVAGGAVAAASAGATQAFAEVNPANLPPNKPIWSQMLGPGVTEKPYGSPSPHEAHVVRRNVGWLTSSTQSSINFTPLQDLHGIITPNGLHFERHHGGVPSINPNEHRLIIHGMVKYPLMFTMEELMRFPSESHIHFIECPANGGMEWKGAQMESVQFTHGMVSCCEWTGVKVSTLMDEVGVDPKGTWVLAEGADGGAMDRSIPMEKMMDDTMICWAQNGERLRPEQGYPIRLLVPGFEGNMNIKWIRRLKVGTAPWMTREETSKYTDLMEDGTARQFTFVQETNSCITYPSAGQQMSHKGFHEITGLAWSGRGKIKKVDVSVDGGRNWKTAKLQEPVMSKCLTRFRIPWQWNGEKTQLQSRAIDETGYVQPTLAQLRKVRGVNSIYHKNSIYTWEIDTNGGIKNVQLG